In uncultured Draconibacterium sp., one genomic interval encodes:
- a CDS encoding TonB-dependent receptor plug domain-containing protein, whose translation MYNRFVTQIIVCLLISCSIQAQDRSIQGKVTTFENIPLSGVEVQVKSTKQVVKTDTLGRFSVACNNKDKLSFFAHGFNKQDVKLKENTKFVAVNLHLKPGEKGKALAIGYGHVTDEDKLSAISSLRDDHDDFSNYADMFELIRGKFSGVQVVGDEIIIRGNNTMGGSNAALIVVDGIEREGSILGMLPPHTVKSIDILKDGGSAIYGSRGANGVVLIETKKGDEDK comes from the coding sequence ATGTATAACCGTTTCGTCACACAAATTATAGTTTGCCTTTTGATTTCATGTAGTATTCAGGCCCAGGATCGAAGTATTCAGGGCAAAGTAACTACTTTCGAAAACATACCTTTATCCGGAGTGGAAGTTCAGGTAAAAAGTACTAAGCAGGTAGTTAAAACCGATACCCTTGGGAGATTTTCAGTTGCTTGTAATAATAAAGATAAATTAAGTTTTTTCGCTCATGGATTTAATAAACAGGACGTAAAACTAAAAGAAAACACAAAGTTTGTTGCTGTTAACCTACATCTTAAACCAGGTGAAAAAGGGAAAGCGCTAGCTATAGGTTACGGTCATGTAACGGATGAAGATAAATTGAGTGCGATTTCAAGTTTAAGAGACGACCATGATGATTTCTCAAATTATGCAGACATGTTTGAACTGATAAGAGGAAAGTTTTCGGGAGTGCAGGTAGTTGGTGATGAAATAATAATCCGCGGGAATAATACGATGGGTGGCAGCAATGCTGCATTAATTGTAGTGGATGGAATTGAGCGGGAAGGCAGTATATTAGGTATGCTCCCCCCACATACAGTAAAGAGTATCGATATTTTAAAAGATGGGGGTTCTGCTATTTATGGTTCAAGGGGAGCAAATGGAGTTGTTCTCATCGAAACAAAAAAAGGTGACGAGGATAAATAG
- a CDS encoding class I SAM-dependent methyltransferase, which yields MNSFWNERYSATEYAYGETPNEFLKEELPKIQPGKVLFPAEGEGRNAVFAATLGWDVTAFDPSVEGKRKALLLADKHNTSIRYQVTDYENADFEKEYFDCICLTYAHMPEKIRNKVHQKLESYLKPGGTLILEGFSKEQINRNTGGPKDIGFLFDEKELEYDFKNFSSLTTFKTDIELDEGLYHRGLASIIRLIGIK from the coding sequence ATGAACAGTTTTTGGAACGAAAGATACAGCGCTACAGAATACGCATACGGAGAAACGCCTAACGAATTTTTAAAAGAGGAATTGCCCAAAATACAACCGGGGAAGGTGCTATTTCCGGCAGAAGGAGAAGGACGAAACGCAGTATTCGCAGCAACATTAGGATGGGATGTAACAGCTTTTGATCCCAGTGTTGAAGGAAAAAGAAAAGCACTGCTTTTAGCTGATAAACATAATACTTCTATTCGCTATCAGGTAACTGATTATGAAAATGCCGATTTTGAAAAAGAGTATTTTGATTGTATTTGTTTGACATATGCACATATGCCGGAAAAAATACGTAATAAAGTACACCAAAAATTAGAGTCGTATTTAAAACCCGGAGGCACATTAATTCTTGAAGGTTTTTCGAAAGAACAAATAAACAGAAATACCGGTGGCCCTAAAGATATTGGCTTCCTTTTCGATGAAAAAGAATTAGAATACGACTTTAAAAATTTCAGTTCATTAACAACATTCAAAACCGATATTGAACTGGATGAAGGCCTTTACCACCGCGGTCTTGCATCAATTATCAGATTAATAGGAATTAAGTAG
- a CDS encoding peptidase U32 family protein, protein MQKPELLLPVGNPESFYAALRGGADAIFMGLKQFNARGRAKNFTNGQLVTILEETKKKNIQVYVTLNTVIKNNEIPELLDYLNFLNQVGVSGVIIQDWGVFYIARTYFPNLVLHASTQMGIHNSTGANYAHKKGIERVVLARELTLPELTKICKKSKVETEVFIHGALCYSFSGMCLYSSYAGGRGANRGLCTQPCRRTYTAKNAHQYLFNLKDNQQIDLVDRFAKMGVTSLKVEGRMKSGEYTYRVAQAYRTALDGPDQLDKAKELLALDFGREKTAYFMGKDVNEAISEKTVAGVFLGKVEQIKGQNIWLSSQMNVEPGFRLRFHIPGTEKQETVKVREVAEENGLFKIDSGGKQVKANSEVYLSGISDVKFPSKLEDTNAQFKQLKYGHKQKILGALKGRETNRKEEFYFRINSMEWLKKMNLNEMEGLFLAFSKITWSRFDPEVPFIQKFKEKIYIELPKFIQQDALQFYRELIAKMVKCGLRNFVISHISQLDLIPPKCRIIANENVYVFNDAAASFIKNEGVNLFSYPQEIDFETLFSMSHKDGIVPVYFYPELFHSRMPIAMKNGSDELVDDMNIKLQRFRRNGITSIVPQVPVSISQSKNKLKQNGFSRFLVDLSYEPVSKHRAKTVKSRILRSEQIQPSNTFNFNKGLK, encoded by the coding sequence ATGCAGAAACCGGAACTTCTTTTACCTGTTGGAAATCCAGAATCGTTTTATGCCGCTTTACGTGGTGGAGCCGATGCAATTTTCATGGGGTTAAAACAATTTAACGCCCGCGGAAGGGCCAAGAATTTTACCAACGGGCAACTGGTTACCATTCTTGAAGAAACCAAAAAGAAGAACATCCAGGTTTACGTTACCCTAAATACGGTGATCAAAAACAATGAGATTCCGGAGTTACTCGATTACCTGAATTTTTTAAACCAGGTTGGTGTTAGTGGCGTGATCATTCAGGATTGGGGCGTTTTTTATATTGCACGTACTTACTTCCCAAATTTGGTGTTGCATGCCAGCACACAGATGGGTATACATAATTCAACCGGAGCGAATTATGCGCATAAAAAGGGGATTGAACGTGTAGTTTTGGCTCGCGAACTTACACTGCCGGAACTGACTAAAATATGCAAAAAAAGTAAGGTTGAAACCGAAGTATTTATTCATGGTGCACTGTGTTATTCTTTTTCTGGTATGTGTCTTTACAGTAGTTACGCCGGGGGCAGGGGAGCTAACCGTGGACTTTGCACGCAACCTTGCCGACGAACTTATACCGCTAAAAATGCGCATCAGTATCTCTTTAATTTAAAAGATAACCAGCAAATTGATTTGGTCGACCGTTTTGCAAAAATGGGAGTAACCAGTTTAAAAGTTGAGGGGCGCATGAAATCGGGTGAGTACACTTATCGGGTGGCACAAGCCTACCGAACAGCACTTGACGGACCTGATCAGTTGGATAAAGCAAAAGAACTTTTGGCGCTTGATTTTGGACGCGAGAAAACGGCCTATTTTATGGGAAAGGATGTGAACGAAGCCATTTCTGAAAAAACGGTTGCCGGCGTCTTCCTTGGCAAAGTTGAACAGATAAAGGGACAGAATATCTGGTTAAGCTCGCAAATGAATGTTGAACCGGGATTTCGTTTGCGTTTTCATATTCCGGGTACTGAAAAGCAGGAAACAGTAAAAGTGCGTGAAGTAGCCGAAGAGAATGGTTTGTTCAAAATTGATTCGGGCGGAAAGCAGGTAAAAGCCAATAGCGAAGTTTATTTGTCGGGGATTAGTGATGTTAAATTTCCATCGAAGTTAGAAGATACAAATGCTCAATTTAAGCAGCTGAAATACGGACACAAACAAAAAATATTAGGTGCTTTAAAAGGCAGGGAAACTAACCGGAAGGAGGAGTTCTATTTTCGCATCAACTCGATGGAGTGGCTGAAAAAAATGAACCTGAATGAAATGGAAGGTTTGTTTTTGGCATTTTCAAAAATTACCTGGAGCCGTTTTGATCCGGAGGTGCCGTTTATTCAAAAGTTTAAGGAGAAAATATACATCGAACTGCCTAAGTTTATTCAGCAGGATGCCTTACAATTTTACCGCGAGCTGATTGCCAAAATGGTAAAATGCGGACTACGAAATTTTGTTATCAGCCATATTTCGCAACTGGACTTGATTCCGCCAAAGTGCCGGATTATTGCCAACGAAAATGTATATGTTTTTAACGATGCTGCCGCCAGTTTTATCAAAAACGAAGGAGTGAACCTGTTTTCATATCCGCAGGAAATTGATTTTGAAACGCTGTTTTCAATGTCGCACAAAGACGGAATTGTGCCGGTTTATTTCTATCCCGAACTTTTCCATTCGCGAATGCCCATTGCCATGAAAAATGGGAGTGATGAGCTGGTGGATGATATGAACATTAAGTTGCAGCGCTTCCGCCGAAATGGAATTACTTCAATTGTTCCGCAAGTTCCGGTTTCTATTTCACAATCAAAAAACAAACTCAAGCAGAATGGCTTCTCCCGGTTTTTGGTTGATTTAAGTTACGAGCCGGTTTCGAAACACCGGGCCAAAACAGTAAAAAGCCGAATTCTACGATCGGAGCAAATTCAACCATCGAATACTTTTAATTTTAATAAGGGATTGAAGTAA
- a CDS encoding T9SS type A sorting domain-containing protein: protein MAGSDNYNPASETVQLTVEKADQTIAWDTPANIVYGTTLSATQLNATVTVPGSEAHGAVTYDPDFGTELNAGTHTLTVNVAGSDNYNPASETVYINVLKRPITVTPLADQFKYCGQSDHELEYEITSGSLVGEDDFDGSLSRDPGEISGESYEINIGTLTLGSNYDLICTPSVTLLIKPVTIDASASSIPVEVGNPATLTATVVNESLVTVENVSVTFVVTYFDSNSGNEVEEYRTTILTDEYGIAEESGVDLPDVKVYKVTAIAGEGCSESTAYLPVYDPSAGFVTGGGWIWSPAEAYTADVNLEGKANFGFVAKYKKGKSDVDGNTEFHFHAAGMKFKSQFHESGSLVISGGKATYRGEGTINGEGSYKFTLVAFDGDWNDGTDPDRFRIKIYGDNGVVYDNAIENADENSDDATELGGGSIVIHEVKSNNKTKSGYIEPKVELEPVESALKVYPNPFKDRARFEFVSPIATQAKIDIYNMAGQMVQTVFDGFVEENTTYNAEFKPEAEVSGMYFYRMQLGEQIYNGKLMYKRE from the coding sequence GTGGCTGGCTCGGATAACTACAACCCGGCTTCTGAAACAGTGCAACTGACCGTTGAAAAAGCGGACCAGACCATTGCATGGGATACTCCGGCTAACATCGTTTACGGTACAACGCTCAGTGCAACTCAACTAAATGCCACTGTTACAGTTCCTGGCTCTGAAGCTCACGGCGCGGTAACTTACGACCCGGATTTCGGAACAGAACTCAATGCCGGAACGCATACACTGACAGTTAATGTGGCTGGCTCGGATAACTACAACCCGGCTTCTGAAACAGTATACATTAATGTGCTGAAACGTCCAATCACCGTTACTCCACTTGCCGACCAATTCAAATATTGTGGTCAAAGTGATCACGAACTGGAATACGAAATTACAAGTGGAAGCTTAGTTGGAGAAGATGATTTTGACGGTTCGCTTTCACGCGACCCTGGTGAAATTTCAGGAGAATCCTATGAAATTAATATTGGTACATTGACTTTGGGGTCAAACTATGACTTAATTTGTACTCCAAGTGTTACTTTACTGATTAAACCTGTCACCATCGATGCCTCAGCCAGCAGCATACCAGTGGAAGTTGGTAATCCAGCAACATTAACTGCAACTGTAGTCAATGAAAGCCTGGTTACAGTTGAAAATGTATCTGTGACATTTGTTGTAACCTATTTTGATAGTAACTCTGGTAATGAAGTAGAAGAGTATCGAACAACAATTCTAACAGATGAGTACGGTATTGCAGAAGAATCAGGTGTTGATCTGCCTGATGTCAAAGTCTACAAAGTAACGGCAATTGCCGGAGAAGGTTGCTCTGAATCAACAGCCTATCTCCCTGTTTACGACCCATCAGCCGGATTTGTAACCGGTGGTGGTTGGATTTGGTCACCAGCAGAAGCTTATACTGCTGATGTAAATCTTGAAGGCAAAGCCAACTTCGGATTTGTGGCCAAGTACAAAAAAGGAAAATCGGATGTAGATGGCAACACCGAATTCCATTTCCATGCAGCCGGAATGAAATTCAAAAGCCAGTTCCATGAATCGGGTTCACTGGTAATCTCAGGCGGCAAGGCTACTTACCGCGGCGAGGGAACCATAAATGGAGAAGGTTCTTATAAATTCACCCTGGTGGCTTTTGATGGCGACTGGAATGATGGCACTGATCCCGATAGATTCCGCATTAAAATCTATGGTGACAATGGAGTCGTTTATGACAACGCTATCGAGAATGCTGATGAAAATTCTGATGATGCAACCGAATTGGGAGGTGGTTCAATAGTAATTCACGAAGTGAAAAGCAATAACAAAACCAAATCCGGATATATTGAGCCTAAAGTAGAATTAGAACCTGTTGAGTCGGCATTAAAGGTCTATCCGAATCCATTTAAAGATCGGGCACGTTTTGAGTTTGTTTCGCCAATAGCTACCCAGGCCAAAATTGATATTTACAATATGGCAGGGCAAATGGTACAGACTGTATTCGATGGATTTGTGGAAGAAAACACCACTTATAACGCTGAGTTTAAACCTGAAGCCGAAGTGAGTGGCATGTATTTCTATCGCATGCAACTGGGAGAACAAATTTACAATGGTAAACTAATGTATAAAAGAGAATAA
- the rho gene encoding transcription termination factor Rho, whose protein sequence is MYDILELNKKLVPELKEIAKELNIKRVESYKKQDLIYKILDTQAVLEAENKGQKNAPKDEKGGAGNRKKQSDRNVMEDDEPRRSKRPRQRVETVKREKVGSGPKKKHGDKIDDKVQTRQDQIKAIIKGFTKEKSAAEPKQQNIEAAVKPEETISAPQQQQQKPQAQEKPQAQEKKQELQKPEVKVQHAKEQAQQRGGQQRHPQNQQNQPRQNTGGKDDRQRPQNRNQQQGQQQGQQQGNRQKQRQFEFEGIINNTGVLEILADGYGFLRSSDYNYLNSPDDIYVSQSQIKLFGLKTGDTVKGTVRPPKEGEKYFPLIKVLEINGRSPEFIRDRVPFDHLTPLFPDEKFNLTGNGHDNISTRVVDMFAPIGKGQRGLIVAQPKTGKTVLLKEIANAIAANHPEVYMIVLLIDERPEEVTDMARSVHAEVIASTFDEPADKHVKVANIVLEKAKRLTECGHDVVILLDSITRLARAYNTVQPASGKVLSGGVDANALHKPKRFFGAARNIEEGGSLTIMATALTETGSKMDEVIFEEFKGTGNMELQLDRKLSNKRIFPSVDIPTSSTRREDLLFSKEVLDKLWILRNYLGDMNALEAMEFMKTRLMRTSSIEEFLASMNDG, encoded by the coding sequence ATGTATGATATTTTAGAACTGAACAAGAAACTTGTTCCTGAATTAAAAGAGATCGCTAAAGAGCTCAATATTAAACGTGTAGAGTCCTACAAGAAACAGGATCTTATTTATAAAATTTTAGATACCCAGGCTGTACTTGAAGCTGAAAACAAAGGCCAAAAGAATGCTCCTAAAGATGAAAAAGGAGGAGCCGGTAATCGAAAAAAACAATCCGACAGAAACGTCATGGAGGACGATGAACCACGCCGTTCAAAACGTCCACGCCAAAGAGTGGAGACTGTAAAACGTGAAAAAGTGGGATCAGGTCCTAAAAAGAAACATGGCGACAAAATTGACGATAAAGTTCAAACGCGTCAGGACCAGATAAAAGCAATTATAAAAGGTTTTACAAAGGAAAAATCTGCTGCAGAACCAAAGCAACAAAATATTGAAGCAGCTGTCAAACCAGAGGAAACAATATCAGCTCCTCAGCAACAACAGCAGAAACCACAAGCTCAGGAAAAACCACAAGCTCAGGAAAAGAAACAAGAGCTACAAAAACCTGAAGTAAAAGTTCAGCATGCTAAAGAGCAAGCGCAACAACGAGGTGGTCAGCAAAGACATCCGCAGAATCAGCAAAATCAGCCAAGACAAAATACCGGCGGAAAAGACGACCGTCAAAGACCACAAAATAGAAATCAACAACAAGGTCAGCAACAAGGTCAGCAGCAAGGAAATCGCCAAAAACAACGTCAATTCGAGTTTGAAGGTATTATTAACAACACCGGCGTACTGGAGATTTTAGCTGACGGTTATGGTTTTTTACGTTCATCGGATTACAATTATTTGAACTCTCCTGACGATATTTATGTATCGCAGTCGCAGATTAAACTATTTGGTTTAAAAACCGGTGATACCGTAAAAGGAACTGTTCGCCCGCCAAAAGAAGGTGAGAAATATTTCCCACTGATTAAAGTGCTGGAGATTAACGGACGAAGCCCTGAGTTTATTCGCGACCGCGTACCTTTCGATCACCTGACTCCTTTATTCCCTGATGAGAAATTTAACCTTACCGGAAATGGCCACGACAACATTTCAACTCGAGTTGTTGATATGTTTGCGCCAATTGGTAAAGGACAGCGTGGTTTGATTGTTGCCCAGCCAAAAACCGGTAAAACAGTATTGCTGAAAGAGATCGCCAACGCCATTGCAGCCAACCACCCTGAGGTTTATATGATCGTATTATTGATCGATGAACGTCCGGAAGAGGTTACCGATATGGCACGCAGCGTACATGCCGAAGTAATTGCATCAACTTTTGATGAGCCGGCTGACAAACACGTAAAAGTGGCCAACATTGTATTGGAAAAAGCAAAACGTTTAACCGAATGTGGCCACGATGTGGTTATCCTGTTAGACTCGATTACACGTTTGGCACGTGCATACAACACTGTTCAACCTGCATCGGGTAAAGTACTTTCGGGTGGTGTTGATGCCAACGCACTGCATAAACCAAAACGTTTCTTTGGTGCTGCACGAAACATTGAAGAAGGTGGTTCATTAACGATTATGGCAACGGCGCTTACCGAAACCGGATCGAAAATGGACGAGGTTATTTTTGAAGAGTTTAAAGGTACCGGTAACATGGAGCTGCAACTCGACAGAAAATTGTCGAACAAACGTATCTTCCCTTCTGTGGATATTCCAACATCGAGTACCCGCCGCGAAGACCTTTTATTCTCGAAAGAAGTTCTCGACAAACTGTGGATTTTACGCAACTACCTTGGCGACATGAACGCCCTGGAAGCAATGGAGTTTATGAAAACAAGATTGATGCGTACTTCAAGTATCGAAGAATTCCTTGCATCAATGAACGATGGATAG